Proteins from one Streptomyces caniferus genomic window:
- a CDS encoding nuclear transport factor 2 family protein — protein sequence MAGAGRPRKEVHVERRPRPRRLRGLSRPGRAAIDRLLAEDFVFTSPQDDHIGKAAFLEICFPTADRLRSQEILDAVALDGEQVFVRYEYELKTGERHRNVEVMTVRDGRLAETQVYFGGRFPQG from the coding sequence GTGGCGGGAGCGGGCCGCCCACGGAAGGAAGTTCATGTCGAACGTCGACCTCGTCCGCGCCGCCTTCGGGGCCTATCTCGCCCAGGCCGTGCGGCCATCGACCGGCTGCTCGCCGAGGATTTCGTCTTCACCAGCCCGCAGGACGACCACATCGGCAAGGCCGCTTTCCTGGAGATCTGTTTCCCCACGGCGGACCGGCTGCGCTCACAGGAGATCCTCGACGCCGTGGCCCTCGACGGCGAGCAGGTCTTCGTCCGCTACGAGTACGAACTGAAGACGGGCGAGCGGCACCGCAATGTCGAGGTGATGACGGTGCGGGACGGCCGGCTCGCCGAGACGCAGGTGTACTTCGGCGGGCGCTTTCCGCAGGGCTGA